From Streptomyces sp. TLI_053, a single genomic window includes:
- a CDS encoding class F sortase: MAGLIPGTSRLLRAGMGAAAVGLLLIYNSVDSVPADDAAAAGAAPPAAAASAAPGPAPGSPAATGPGAPAPTAPAGAAATAPAAPVKAAAPLKRSKPTRLRIPQLNVDAPFTELTLSPAGQLNAPPADDKNLVGWYRDGVTPGERGAAVVAGHVDTTKGPAVFLLLSLMLPGNKVEVRRADGTVAVFSVDAVETFAKDAFPDQKVYGKTPDAQLRLITCGGTYDKKRRDYLDNVVVFAHLESSRKA; this comes from the coding sequence ATGGCCGGTCTGATCCCCGGTACGTCCCGGCTGCTGCGCGCGGGCATGGGCGCGGCCGCGGTCGGTCTGCTGCTGATCTACAACTCGGTGGACAGCGTCCCGGCCGACGACGCGGCCGCCGCCGGGGCCGCGCCGCCGGCCGCCGCCGCGTCCGCCGCACCGGGACCGGCGCCGGGGTCCCCGGCGGCCACCGGCCCCGGCGCCCCGGCCCCCACCGCACCCGCGGGGGCCGCCGCGACCGCCCCCGCCGCGCCGGTCAAGGCGGCGGCGCCGCTGAAGCGCTCCAAGCCGACCAGGCTCCGGATCCCGCAGCTCAACGTGGACGCTCCCTTCACCGAGCTCACCCTGAGCCCCGCCGGCCAGCTCAACGCCCCGCCCGCGGACGACAAGAACCTGGTCGGCTGGTACCGCGACGGCGTCACCCCCGGGGAGCGCGGCGCCGCCGTGGTCGCCGGACACGTCGACACCACCAAGGGCCCGGCGGTGTTCCTGCTGCTCAGCCTGATGCTGCCGGGCAACAAGGTGGAGGTCCGGCGGGCCGACGGCACGGTCGCGGTGTTCTCGGTGGACGCCGTCGAGACCTTCGCCAAGGACGCCTTCCCCGACCAGAAGGTCTACGGGAAGACGCCCGACGCCCAGCTCCGGCTGATCACCTGCGGCGGCACCTACGACAAGAAGCGCCGTGACTACCTGGACAACGTGGTGGTCTTCGCGCACCTGGAGTCCAGCCGCAAGGCCTGA
- a CDS encoding methyltransferase, translated as MTTAPAATTPQAAMRLRELVFGAACAAAVRAAARLGVADKLGDTPTPVTDLAAELGTEPRQLRRLLRALTCYGIFEELDGDRFTHTDMSRLLREDAPNSLRYISLWCTEPWTWEAWPKLDEAVRSGRNVFPELFGKEFFDYLHSDAGESAKVFDKAMTTSSRQSAADFAAYLDLTGIDAVVDIGGGQGHVLASLLEKHPSLHGTLLDLPKVVAGADARLREGGSFADRARLVPGDCREAIPVVADLYIIKNILEWDDASTRRTLANVVAAARPGARVVVVENLVDDSPSMRFTTAMDLLLMLNVGGAKHSEASMVRLMTEAGLEVREVCPVNPYLHAFEAVVRG; from the coding sequence ATGACCACCGCACCCGCCGCCACCACCCCGCAGGCAGCCATGCGCCTGCGGGAGCTCGTCTTCGGCGCCGCCTGCGCCGCCGCCGTCCGCGCGGCCGCCCGGCTCGGTGTCGCCGACAAGCTCGGCGACACCCCCACCCCCGTCACCGACCTCGCCGCCGAGCTCGGCACCGAGCCCCGCCAGCTGCGCCGCCTGCTGCGCGCCCTCACCTGCTACGGCATCTTCGAGGAGCTCGACGGCGACCGCTTCACCCACACCGACATGTCCCGGCTGCTGCGCGAGGACGCGCCGAACAGCCTCCGCTACATCTCCCTGTGGTGCACCGAGCCGTGGACGTGGGAGGCCTGGCCGAAGCTGGACGAGGCGGTGCGCTCCGGCCGCAACGTCTTCCCCGAGCTGTTCGGCAAGGAGTTCTTCGACTACCTGCACAGCGACGCGGGCGAGTCCGCCAAGGTCTTCGACAAGGCGATGACCACCTCCAGCCGGCAGTCCGCCGCCGACTTCGCGGCCTACCTCGACCTCACCGGGATCGACGCGGTGGTCGACATCGGCGGCGGCCAGGGCCATGTCCTCGCCAGCCTGCTGGAGAAGCACCCGTCGCTGCACGGCACCCTGCTGGACCTGCCCAAGGTGGTCGCGGGCGCCGACGCCCGGCTGCGCGAGGGCGGCTCGTTCGCCGACCGGGCCCGGCTGGTCCCCGGTGACTGCCGGGAGGCGATCCCGGTCGTCGCGGACCTCTACATCATCAAGAACATCCTGGAGTGGGACGACGCGAGCACCCGCCGCACGCTGGCGAACGTGGTCGCCGCGGCCCGCCCGGGCGCCCGGGTCGTGGTGGTCGAGAACCTCGTCGACGACAGCCCCTCGATGCGCTTCACCACCGCGATGGACCTCCTGCTGATGCTCAACGTCGGCGGCGCCAAGCACTCCGAGGCGAGCATGGTCCGGCTGATGACCGAGGCCGGGCTGGAGGTCCGGGAGGTGTGCCCGGTCAACCCGTACCTGCACGCCTTCGAGGCCGTGGTGCGCGGCTGA
- a CDS encoding right-handed parallel beta-helix repeat-containing protein — MPTRRVHHLAAATAAATTALTTVLTAVGAAPARAAGELHLVRPGESIQQAVDAALPGDTVQLLPGEYRGSVRITTPGLTLRGAGRDSVLLPAEVPAADGAAACATAGHGLCVAGTDERPLAGVTVEALAVTGFRKNGISASGTTGLTVRATFVHDNGQQGISQEKSTRGVITANESTRNGQSGVFLANSVDSEGGALSADGTLVSANLLTDNRVGVTVRRLRDLSVERNRIHGNCGGVFVVGDEGVPRAGALTVTRNQVVANNRYCPPNPRLDHIQGAGIVLTGAEETAVTENEVRDNVGASPFSGGIVLVHSVVGVANARNTVADNLVLGNGPADLADRDTGTDNSFARNQCAVSEPAGHC, encoded by the coding sequence ATGCCCACGCGACGGGTCCACCACCTCGCCGCGGCCACCGCCGCCGCCACGACCGCCCTGACCACCGTGCTGACCGCCGTCGGCGCCGCGCCCGCCCGCGCCGCCGGCGAGCTGCACCTGGTCCGGCCCGGCGAATCGATCCAGCAGGCCGTCGACGCGGCTCTGCCGGGCGACACCGTGCAGCTGCTCCCCGGCGAGTACCGGGGCAGCGTCCGGATCACCACGCCCGGCCTCACCCTGCGCGGCGCGGGCCGGGACAGCGTGCTGCTCCCGGCCGAGGTGCCCGCCGCCGACGGCGCCGCCGCCTGCGCGACCGCCGGCCACGGCCTCTGCGTGGCCGGCACCGACGAGCGGCCGCTCGCCGGCGTCACCGTCGAGGCGCTCGCCGTCACCGGCTTCCGCAAGAACGGCATCAGCGCCTCCGGCACCACCGGGCTGACCGTGCGCGCCACCTTCGTGCACGACAACGGCCAGCAGGGCATCAGCCAGGAGAAGTCGACCCGGGGCGTGATCACCGCCAACGAGTCCACCCGGAACGGCCAGTCCGGCGTCTTCCTCGCCAACTCGGTGGACAGCGAGGGCGGCGCCCTCTCCGCGGACGGCACCCTGGTCAGCGCCAACCTGCTGACCGACAACCGGGTCGGCGTCACCGTCCGGCGGCTGCGCGACCTGAGCGTCGAGCGGAACCGGATCCACGGCAACTGCGGCGGGGTGTTCGTCGTCGGCGACGAGGGCGTGCCCCGGGCCGGCGCCCTCACCGTGACCCGCAACCAGGTCGTCGCCAACAACCGCTACTGCCCGCCGAACCCCCGGCTCGACCACATCCAGGGCGCCGGGATCGTGCTCACCGGGGCCGAGGAGACCGCGGTGACGGAGAACGAGGTCCGCGACAACGTCGGCGCCTCGCCGTTCTCCGGCGGCATCGTGCTCGTCCACAGCGTGGTCGGGGTGGCCAACGCCCGCAACACCGTCGCCGACAACCTCGTGCTCGGCAACGGGCCGGCCGACCTCGCCGACCGCGACACCGGCACCGACAACTCCTTCGCCCGCAACCAGTGCGCGGTCTCCGAGCCGGCCGGCCACTGCTGA
- a CDS encoding deoxyribonuclease IV: MSTSTAAAAAPAADTVPAGTTTAGPAGPRDPAVRNPIGAHVPVAGRGLAGTGLAYAGRVGAETVQVFVANPRGWATPTGNPAQDAEFRAACAERAVPAYVHAPYLINFGSDNPLTRERSADSLRHSLRRGHAIGALGVVLHTGSAVGSAPGGGSRRAEAMAQVREDVRRLLDELDALGEDAPWLLLEPTAGQGSSLCARMEDLAGYLEALDGHPKVGVCLDTCHAFAAGHDLAAPGGVRATLDALVEAAGPGRLRLIHANDSEDAVGARKDRHANIGAGLIGAEPFRELFEHPATAGVPLIVETPDRKHGGEGAGHTLDITALKRLRSRAAAPAPAPGAAAGPLPV, encoded by the coding sequence ATGAGCACCAGCACCGCCGCAGCCGCCGCCCCCGCGGCCGACACCGTCCCGGCCGGCACCACCACCGCCGGCCCTGCAGGTCCCCGCGACCCGGCGGTCCGCAACCCGATCGGCGCCCATGTGCCGGTGGCCGGCCGCGGACTGGCCGGCACCGGCCTCGCGTACGCCGGGCGGGTGGGCGCCGAGACGGTGCAGGTGTTCGTCGCGAACCCGCGCGGCTGGGCGACGCCGACCGGCAACCCGGCGCAGGACGCGGAGTTCCGCGCGGCCTGCGCGGAACGGGCGGTCCCCGCGTACGTGCACGCGCCGTACCTCATCAACTTCGGCTCGGACAACCCGCTGACCAGGGAGCGCTCGGCCGACTCGCTGCGCCACTCGCTGCGGCGCGGACACGCGATCGGCGCGCTCGGCGTGGTGCTGCACACCGGGTCGGCGGTCGGCTCCGCCCCGGGCGGCGGCTCCCGGCGGGCCGAGGCGATGGCCCAGGTCCGCGAGGACGTGCGGCGGCTGCTGGACGAACTCGACGCGCTCGGCGAGGACGCGCCGTGGCTGCTGCTGGAGCCCACGGCCGGCCAGGGCAGCTCGCTCTGCGCGCGGATGGAGGACCTCGCCGGGTACCTGGAGGCCCTGGACGGCCACCCGAAGGTCGGGGTCTGCCTGGACACCTGCCACGCCTTCGCGGCCGGTCACGACCTGGCGGCGCCGGGCGGCGTCCGGGCGACCCTGGACGCGCTGGTCGAGGCCGCCGGGCCGGGCCGGCTGCGGCTGATCCACGCCAACGACTCCGAGGACGCGGTCGGCGCCCGCAAGGACCGGCACGCCAACATCGGCGCCGGCCTGATCGGCGCCGAACCGTTCCGCGAGCTCTTCGAGCACCCGGCCACGGCCGGCGTCCCCCTGATCGTGGAGACCCCGGACCGCAAGCACGGCGGCGAGGGCGCCGGTCACACCCTCGACATCACCGCCCTGAAGCGGCTCCGCTCCCGCGCCGCGGCGCCGGCCCCCGCACCCGGTGCGGCCGCCGGCCCACTGCCGGTGTGA
- a CDS encoding lamin tail domain-containing protein: MTASRAPRRRRSLALLLATALGPVLATGVLGASPAAAAPADDIRINEVVTTGSVNDSIELVNKGTAAVDISGWVLKDDDNSSSYKIASGTTLAAGAFKAFDVHNAFGLGSADKARLYLPGGSTLVDSFTWSTHSAPSWSRCPDGTGAFAQAQLTLGAANSCGSGGGTPVAWPGGSTVATADASNVFGSDLSGLYQDGGVLWGAQNSGKLWRLLPNGSGGWTPDTANGWGSGKTLRFPGGTGSPDSEGVTVTSAGAAGGVFVSSERNGDASGTSRLSVLRYDVSGTGSTLTAGKEWNLTASLPAVGSNLGLEGIAWVPDSALTAAGFKDESTGAAYNPAGYAAHTGGVFFVGVEGTGAVHGFVLQDSGSFTKVASISTGLAGVMEVQWEPQTSRLWVVCDDTCNGQHRTLKVNASGAFATTAVFNRPTGMSNLNNEGFAIAGAAECVGGSKPVYWSDDSNTGGHALRRGTITC, from the coding sequence GTGACCGCATCGCGTGCACCGCGCCGGCGCCGCAGCCTCGCCCTCCTCCTCGCCACCGCCCTCGGCCCCGTGCTGGCCACCGGCGTGCTCGGGGCGTCCCCGGCCGCCGCCGCGCCCGCCGACGACATCCGGATCAACGAGGTGGTGACCACCGGATCCGTCAACGACTCGATCGAGCTCGTCAACAAGGGCACCGCCGCCGTCGACATCTCGGGCTGGGTCCTCAAGGACGACGACAACAGCTCCAGCTACAAGATCGCCTCCGGCACCACCCTCGCCGCCGGCGCGTTCAAGGCCTTCGACGTCCACAACGCCTTCGGCCTCGGCTCCGCCGACAAGGCCCGGCTCTACCTGCCGGGCGGCAGCACCCTGGTCGACAGCTTCACCTGGAGCACCCACTCCGCGCCGTCCTGGTCCCGCTGCCCCGACGGCACCGGCGCCTTCGCCCAGGCCCAGCTCACCCTGGGCGCGGCCAACAGCTGCGGCTCCGGCGGCGGCACCCCGGTGGCCTGGCCCGGCGGCAGCACCGTCGCCACCGCCGACGCCTCGAACGTCTTCGGGAGCGACCTCAGCGGTCTCTACCAGGACGGCGGCGTGCTGTGGGGCGCGCAGAACTCCGGCAAGCTCTGGCGCCTGCTGCCCAACGGCTCCGGCGGCTGGACCCCGGACACGGCCAACGGCTGGGGCTCCGGCAAGACGCTGCGCTTCCCCGGCGGCACCGGCAGCCCCGACAGCGAGGGCGTGACCGTCACCTCCGCCGGGGCGGCGGGCGGCGTCTTCGTCTCCAGCGAGCGCAACGGCGACGCGTCCGGCACCAGCCGGCTGTCCGTCCTGCGCTACGACGTGAGCGGCACCGGCAGCACGCTGACCGCCGGCAAGGAGTGGAACCTCACCGCGAGCCTGCCCGCGGTCGGCTCCAACCTCGGGCTGGAGGGCATCGCCTGGGTGCCGGACAGCGCGCTGACCGCCGCCGGCTTCAAGGACGAGTCCACCGGAGCGGCCTACAACCCGGCCGGGTACGCCGCCCACACCGGCGGAGTGTTCTTCGTCGGGGTCGAGGGCACCGGCGCCGTGCACGGCTTCGTGCTCCAGGACAGCGGCAGCTTCACCAAGGTCGCCTCGATCAGCACCGGCCTGGCCGGGGTGATGGAGGTCCAGTGGGAGCCGCAGACCTCGCGCCTGTGGGTGGTCTGCGACGACACCTGCAACGGTCAGCACCGCACCCTGAAGGTCAACGCCTCCGGCGCCTTCGCCACCACCGCCGTCTTCAACCGCCCGACCGGCATGTCCAACCTCAACAACGAGGGCTTCGCGATCGCCGGCGCCGCCGAGTGCGTCGGCGGCAGCAAGCCCGTCTACTGGTCCGACGACAGCAACACCGGGGGCCACGCCCTCCGCAGGGGCACCATCACCTGCTGA
- a CDS encoding MMPL family transporter — MSPTRRLAELPCGRRGKWVVLALWLVLLVVAGPLAGKLTDVEDNQASSWLPGNAESTRVLDEQRAFQPVDTAQAVVVYVRDGGITAADKAEAAADARAFASAPHVVGPVTGPVESSDGEALQTVVSVDIGTGGWKDLRPAVDSLRATAAEHSLGMTTHVTGPAGVGADQAEAFAGIDSTLLAATVAVVIVLLLLTYRSPVLWMLPLFSAAGALVVSQAVIYLLADHAGLTVNAQSAGILVVLVLGAGTDYALLLTARYREELRRHEDRHEAMAFALHRAGPAILASSATVVASMLCLLVAEMNSTSGLGPVCAIGVLVALAAMLTLLPALLVILGRWVFWPVKPAYGTPEPTRSGRWAHVGEWIARRPRRVWIGTGLALAACCVGLVSLNATGLSTAGSFTGTPDSVVGQQALEAHFPAGTGAPLSVVSAAAESGTVREVTGATPGIASTTEPMFHEGRALFRATLTDPPDSQAAKDTVDRLRSAVHAVPDADAQVGGSTAVILDAGRAATSDNRTVIPLVLGMVLVILALLLRAVTAPLVLIATVVLSYAAALGISAFFFEHVFDFEGQDNAFPLFVFVFLVALGIDYNIFLMTRVREEAAQQGTRRGAVAGLAATGGVITSAGLILASTFAVLGTLPVVGFAEIGFAVALGVLLDTLVVRSVLVTALTVDLDRHMWWPSALSGQVPPSEDELARQL, encoded by the coding sequence ATGAGCCCGACCCGGAGACTGGCCGAGCTGCCGTGCGGACGCCGCGGCAAGTGGGTGGTACTCGCCCTGTGGCTGGTCCTGCTGGTGGTGGCCGGCCCGCTGGCGGGCAAGCTCACCGACGTCGAGGACAACCAGGCGTCCAGTTGGCTGCCCGGCAACGCCGAGTCCACCCGGGTGCTCGACGAGCAGCGCGCCTTCCAGCCGGTGGACACCGCCCAGGCGGTGGTGGTCTACGTCCGGGACGGCGGCATCACGGCCGCCGACAAGGCCGAGGCGGCCGCGGACGCCCGCGCCTTCGCCTCCGCCCCGCACGTGGTCGGCCCGGTGACCGGGCCCGTGGAGTCCTCGGACGGCGAGGCGCTGCAGACCGTCGTGTCGGTGGACATCGGCACCGGCGGCTGGAAGGACCTCCGCCCGGCGGTGGACAGCCTGCGCGCCACCGCCGCCGAGCACAGCCTCGGCATGACCACCCATGTCACCGGTCCGGCCGGGGTCGGCGCCGACCAGGCCGAGGCCTTCGCCGGGATCGACTCCACCCTGCTCGCCGCCACCGTCGCCGTGGTGATCGTCCTGCTGCTGCTCACCTACCGCAGCCCGGTGCTGTGGATGCTGCCGCTGTTCTCCGCGGCCGGGGCGCTGGTGGTCTCCCAGGCGGTGATCTACCTGCTGGCCGACCACGCCGGACTGACCGTCAACGCGCAGAGCGCCGGCATCCTCGTCGTGCTGGTGCTCGGCGCGGGGACGGACTACGCCCTGCTGCTGACCGCCCGCTACCGGGAGGAACTGCGCCGGCACGAGGACCGGCACGAGGCGATGGCCTTCGCCCTGCACCGGGCCGGTCCGGCGATCCTCGCCTCCTCCGCGACCGTGGTCGCCTCGATGCTCTGCCTGCTGGTCGCGGAGATGAACTCGACCAGCGGCCTCGGCCCGGTCTGCGCGATCGGCGTGCTGGTGGCGCTGGCCGCGATGCTGACGCTGCTGCCGGCGCTGCTGGTGATCCTCGGACGCTGGGTGTTCTGGCCGGTGAAGCCCGCCTACGGCACGCCGGAGCCGACGCGCTCCGGACGCTGGGCGCACGTCGGCGAGTGGATCGCGCGGCGGCCGCGCAGGGTGTGGATCGGCACCGGGCTGGCGCTCGCGGCCTGCTGCGTCGGGCTGGTCTCGCTGAACGCCACCGGGCTCAGCACGGCCGGCAGCTTCACCGGGACACCGGACTCGGTGGTCGGCCAGCAGGCCCTGGAGGCGCACTTCCCGGCCGGCACCGGTGCACCGCTGAGCGTCGTCTCGGCGGCCGCCGAGAGCGGCACGGTCCGTGAGGTGACCGGGGCGACGCCCGGGATCGCGAGCACCACGGAGCCGATGTTCCACGAGGGGCGGGCGCTGTTCCGCGCGACACTCACCGACCCGCCGGACAGCCAGGCCGCCAAGGACACCGTGGACCGGCTGCGGAGCGCCGTCCACGCCGTGCCGGACGCCGACGCCCAGGTGGGCGGTTCGACGGCGGTGATCCTGGACGCCGGCCGGGCCGCGACCTCCGACAACCGGACCGTCATCCCGCTGGTACTGGGCATGGTGCTGGTGATCCTCGCCCTGCTGCTGCGCGCGGTCACCGCGCCGCTGGTGCTGATCGCCACCGTCGTCCTCTCCTACGCGGCGGCGCTGGGCATCAGCGCGTTCTTCTTCGAGCACGTCTTCGACTTCGAGGGGCAGGACAACGCCTTCCCGCTGTTCGTCTTCGTGTTCCTGGTGGCACTGGGGATCGACTACAACATCTTCCTGATGACCCGGGTGCGCGAGGAGGCGGCGCAGCAGGGCACCCGGCGGGGGGCCGTGGCCGGACTGGCCGCGACCGGCGGGGTGATCACCTCGGCCGGTCTGATCCTGGCCAGTACCTTCGCCGTGCTGGGCACCCTGCCGGTGGTGGGCTTCGCCGAGATCGGCTTCGCGGTGGCCCTCGGCGTGCTGCTGGACACCCTGGTGGTGCGCTCCGTCCTGGTGACCGCGCTGACCGTCGACCTGGACCGGCACATGTGGTGGCCGAGCGCGTTGTCCGGACAAGTTCCTCCGTCCGAGGACGAGTTGGCCAGACAGCTTTAA
- the sph gene encoding sphingomyelin phosphodiesterase, with protein MPTPSTRRPGARLAAVCTAAAALLAPLAAAPSALAAPAEGTAATALPTVAPLKVLTYNIFLMSKSLYPNWGQDYRAKAIPATGFFQGQDVVVLQEAFDNAASDALVAQASAQYPYHTPVVGRSTSGWDATSGSYSSTTPEDGGVTLLSKWPILRKEQYIFKDACGADWWSNKGFVYAVLNVNGVRTHVIGTHLQSTDSGCSNGQPATVRAAQLKAMKAFVDAKNIPAAEPIVLAGDLNIDSHGSEYPSLLANAGVAPATTRDGWVNSFDTADNSIAAYRYPGEPKEDLDYVLYRADHARPAAYTNSVVRFHSAPWTVSSWGTSYTYNDLSDHYPVTAG; from the coding sequence ATGCCAACTCCCTCCACGCGCCGCCCCGGCGCGCGCCTCGCCGCGGTGTGCACCGCGGCCGCCGCCCTGCTCGCCCCGCTCGCCGCCGCGCCGAGCGCCCTCGCCGCCCCCGCGGAGGGCACCGCCGCCACCGCGCTGCCGACGGTCGCGCCGCTCAAGGTGCTGACGTACAACATCTTCCTGATGAGCAAGAGCCTCTACCCCAACTGGGGCCAGGACTACCGCGCCAAGGCCATCCCGGCCACCGGCTTCTTCCAGGGCCAGGACGTCGTGGTGCTCCAGGAGGCCTTCGACAACGCCGCCTCCGACGCCCTGGTCGCCCAGGCCTCGGCGCAGTACCCGTACCACACCCCCGTCGTCGGCCGCTCGACCAGCGGCTGGGACGCCACCTCCGGCAGCTACAGCTCCACCACGCCCGAGGACGGCGGGGTCACCCTGCTCAGCAAGTGGCCGATCCTGCGCAAGGAGCAGTACATCTTCAAGGACGCCTGCGGGGCGGACTGGTGGTCCAACAAGGGCTTCGTCTACGCCGTGCTGAACGTCAACGGCGTACGCACCCACGTGATCGGCACCCACCTCCAGTCCACCGACTCCGGCTGCTCGAACGGCCAGCCGGCCACCGTCCGGGCCGCCCAGCTCAAGGCGATGAAGGCCTTCGTCGACGCCAAGAACATCCCGGCCGCCGAGCCGATCGTGCTCGCCGGCGACCTCAACATCGACTCGCACGGCAGCGAGTACCCGTCGCTGCTGGCCAACGCGGGCGTGGCACCGGCCACCACCCGCGACGGCTGGGTCAACTCCTTCGACACCGCGGACAACTCGATCGCGGCCTACCGCTACCCCGGCGAGCCGAAGGAGGACCTCGACTACGTCCTCTACCGCGCCGACCACGCGCGCCCGGCCGCCTACACCAACTCGGTGGTCCGCTTCCACAGCGCGCCGTGGACCGTGAGCAGCTGGGGCACCAGCTACACCTACAACGACCTGTCCGACCACTACCCGGTCACGGCGGGCTGA